One genomic segment of Anaerolineae bacterium includes these proteins:
- the recO gene encoding DNA repair protein RecO, which yields MNERRQRLYRVEAIVLRRTDVGEADRLLTVLTAERGKLHLLAKGVRKTLSRKAGHVELFTHSTFLVAKGRIWDIVAQADTIESYLPLRQDLLRTTYAHYVAELVDRLTGEADESKSLFDLLRVTLSRLSEGDDPYLAVRFFELHLLSWAGYQPQLFFCARCQTSLEPVINNYFSFEDGGALCPRCGEGVAQVEPLPLNTLKVLRFLQTHEYDMARRLRLSPGLRAEMERLLYRYIVYVLERNLKSVDFLWTLRRQMGWVA from the coding sequence ATGAACGAGCGCAGGCAGCGGCTATATCGCGTGGAAGCGATCGTCTTGCGCCGTACGGATGTTGGTGAGGCCGATCGTCTGCTAACGGTGCTGACGGCTGAGCGTGGGAAGCTGCATCTGTTGGCCAAGGGGGTGCGCAAGACGCTGAGCCGCAAAGCTGGACACGTTGAGCTGTTCACGCATAGCACCTTTCTGGTCGCTAAAGGGCGCATCTGGGATATCGTCGCTCAGGCGGACACCATCGAGTCGTATCTCCCACTGCGCCAGGACCTGCTGCGGACCACTTATGCCCACTACGTGGCCGAGCTGGTAGACCGGCTGACAGGGGAGGCTGATGAGAGCAAGTCCCTCTTTGACCTCTTACGGGTGACCCTCTCTCGTTTGAGCGAGGGAGACGATCCCTACCTGGCGGTGCGCTTTTTTGAGCTGCATCTGCTTTCGTGGGCCGGTTATCAGCCTCAGCTTTTTTTCTGCGCGCGCTGTCAGACGAGCCTGGAGCCAGTGATAAACAACTACTTCAGCTTTGAAGACGGCGGCGCGCTCTGCCCGCGTTGTGGCGAAGGAGTGGCACAGGTGGAGCCACTCCCTTTGAATACTTTGAAGGTGCTGCGCTTTTTGCAGACTCATGAGTACGATATGGCGCGTCGCCTAAGGTTGAGCCCTGGGTTACGCGCCGAGATGGAACGGCTGCTCTACCGCTATATCGTATATGTATTAGAGCGCAACTTAAAATCGGTGGATTTCCTGTGGACGCTGCGACGGCAAATGGGGTGGGTGGCCTGA
- the cdd gene encoding cytidine deaminase, with protein MSHIPEAALIAAAQAARAHSYSPYSRYAVGAAVLTRAGQVFTGCNIENASYGATVCAERVALWKAVSEGERDFEAIAIVTDNGGSPCGICRQVMVEFAPTMKVIIADTSGNVRVTTVDDLLPDRFTADDLISGQA; from the coding sequence ATGAGCCATATCCCCGAGGCGGCGTTGATCGCCGCGGCACAGGCCGCACGAGCTCACTCCTATTCCCCGTACTCCCGTTACGCAGTCGGCGCAGCCGTGTTAACGCGCGCCGGCCAGGTGTTCACTGGCTGCAACATCGAAAATGCCTCCTATGGGGCGACGGTCTGCGCCGAGCGCGTAGCACTGTGGAAGGCCGTCTCTGAGGGCGAACGAGACTTTGAGGCGATCGCCATTGTGACGGATAACGGTGGTAGCCCGTGCGGAATTTGCCGACAAGTGATGGTCGAATTCGCCCCAACCATGAAGGTCATCATCGCGGATACGTCCGGGAATGTGCGGGTGACAACGGTGGATGACCTACTGCCAGATCGGTTCACGGCGGATGATCTTATCAGTGGGCAAGCCTGA